The Myxococcus xanthus DNA segment GAGGAGGGCGTCGCCGGTCACACCTGCCTGCCCACCACCGTGGACGCCGGCACCGTGGACGCCGGCACCGAGGAAGGCGGTGTCCTGTGAAGGGCTACCTCCAGTCCCTTCCCGGCGTAGGCGGCCTCTTCCAGCGCGACATCCAGCCCGCGGAGGTGTGGGCCTTCTGGAAGTACATGCAGGAGCGCCTGCGCACCAAGACGGCCAACAAGGCCGACTCCCTCGAAATGCAACTGGCGGCCGAGGCGCTGCAGCGCATGGGCATCCTCGACAGGCAGCGCTTCCTGGAGAAGTACGCCACCACCGTGGGCCGCACCCTCTACGTGCCCTTCGAGGTGGGCGTGCCGAAGGGGGGCTGGGACTTGTGGGCCCAGGTGGTGGTGTGCGTCCACGAGCACCAGCACGTCGTCCAGCATGACGAGGAGGGCCCCAGCTACGAGCTGGCCTACCTCACCAGCTCCGCCGCGCGCGCCCGCTACGAGGCCGAGGCCTACACCTGCAACCTGGAGCTGCACTACTGGCGCTACGGCACCCTGCCCGCCGTGCGGCCCATGGCCGAGGGACTCAAGCACTACGGCTGCCAGCCGGAGGACGTGGAAGTCGCCGCGCACACCCTGGCGCTCACCTCGGTGTCCGTCCGCCACGGCGCGGTGGTGAGTGAGGCCACCCACGTGGCCCTCGAGTGGCTCAACTCGCACGTCCCCCACCTGCGGGCGAAGAAGGGCTGAGGCCCCCATGGCCGTCTCACGCACCGGAGACTGGGCCCGGGCCCGCCAACTGCTAGAGGCGGGCTCGTCACGCCTTGAGGGGGCGATGCAGGCGGCCCTGCGTCAGGAGGCGCACGCCCTGCGCAAGGAGGTGGTGCAGGGCCTCACGCAGCAGGCGCCTGGTGGCGAGCCCCTTCGCCCGCCTTCGCCCCTCACGCTGGCGGCGCGCCAGCTCGCGGGCTTCAGCGGGACGAAGGCCCTCCTCGTCTCCGGCGCGCTGCGCAACTCCATCTCCGTCGTCGTGGAAGGCGACGAGGCCTTCATCGGCGTGTCCCGCACGGCGAA contains these protein-coding regions:
- a CDS encoding phage virion morphogenesis protein; the protein is MAVSRTGDWARARQLLEAGSSRLEGAMQAALRQEAHALRKEVVQGLTQQAPGGEPLRPPSPLTLAARQLAGFSGTKALLVSGALRNSISVVVEGDEAFIGVSRTA